From a single Candidatus Baltobacteraceae bacterium genomic region:
- a CDS encoding ABC transporter permease, with the protein MNAVLKNVWLRNAVLVVIVAIAMAIVNGLAHGEFLTRQNIFTVLEQISYNCILGVGQTFVIITAGIDLSIGSLVAVSGVVMAQVANHVGFTGVGLVVVTLLAGLAVGALAGWVNALPVVKLNLPPFITTFAMLEVTLGLSYIFSGGQPVAVNNAIFSNIGTGAVFGLPVQVIWMVVVVAIASVLLMGTRFGRYVFAIGGNEEAARLAGVATGRVKTLVYVISGMCAAIVGFMYMARFSSGSPDTGTHDELLEAIAAVVVGGTSLMGGQGSILGTFFGALLIGLLYNVMNLTHVDSYLQKVVLGVVILLAVVLDELRKRYLARN; encoded by the coding sequence GTGAACGCGGTCCTCAAGAACGTCTGGCTGCGCAACGCGGTGCTGGTCGTGATCGTCGCGATCGCGATGGCGATCGTCAATGGGCTTGCCCACGGCGAGTTCTTGACGCGCCAGAATATCTTCACCGTGCTCGAGCAGATCTCGTACAACTGTATCCTCGGCGTCGGCCAAACGTTTGTCATCATCACGGCGGGCATCGATCTCTCGATCGGTTCGCTGGTTGCGGTGTCCGGCGTGGTGATGGCGCAGGTCGCCAACCACGTCGGCTTCACCGGGGTGGGCCTGGTCGTGGTCACGCTGCTCGCCGGTCTCGCCGTCGGGGCCTTGGCGGGCTGGGTAAACGCGCTTCCCGTCGTCAAGCTCAATCTGCCGCCGTTCATCACCACCTTCGCGATGCTCGAAGTCACGCTCGGGCTTTCGTACATCTTCTCGGGCGGACAGCCGGTCGCGGTCAACAACGCAATCTTCTCGAACATCGGAACCGGCGCCGTCTTCGGACTGCCGGTTCAGGTGATCTGGATGGTCGTCGTCGTCGCGATCGCCTCCGTGCTGCTGATGGGCACGCGTTTCGGACGTTACGTGTTCGCGATCGGCGGCAACGAAGAGGCCGCGCGCCTGGCCGGGGTCGCGACCGGACGCGTGAAGACGTTGGTATACGTGATCAGCGGGATGTGCGCGGCGATCGTCGGCTTCATGTACATGGCGCGCTTCTCTTCGGGTTCGCCCGACACCGGCACGCACGACGAATTGCTCGAAGCTATCGCGGCGGTGGTGGTCGGCGGCACGAGCCTGATGGGCGGTCAAGGTTCGATCCTGGGCACGTTCTTCGGCGCGCTCTTGATCGGGCTGCTGTACAACGTCATGAACCTGACCCACGTCGACTCGTACCTGCAAAAAGTCGTGTTGGGTGTCGTGATCCTGCTCGCCGTGGTGCTGGACGAATTGCGCAAGCGCTATTTAGCGAGAAACTAG